The Halomicronema hongdechloris C2206 genome includes a window with the following:
- a CDS encoding D-alanine--D-alanine ligase family protein, with protein sequence MVKQRIGLLFGGCSGEHEVSIASARAIAEALAKDGNDNAYEVRLVYIAKDGSWHGPETAEQVLQTAEPLVTRGNGGATLARLPVLEQVNQIDVWFPILHGPNGEDGTVQGVLTLMQQPFVGSGVLGSALGMDKIAMKMAFAQAGLPQVDYMAVNRSQVWSNACVLPKLCDRIEAQLGYPCFVKPANLGSSVGISKVRSRDQLETALDNAASYDRRLIVEAAVTAREVECAVLGNDMPQASVVGEISFDSDFYDYDTKYTAGQAALQIPAPLPETISRQIQAYAVQAVQAVDAAGLARVDFFYVETTGQVLINEINTLPGFTATSMYPRLWQASGLSFPALVDRLIQLALARARETPRSR encoded by the coding sequence ATGGTGAAGCAGCGCATCGGCCTTCTATTCGGTGGCTGTTCTGGTGAACATGAGGTCTCAATTGCCTCGGCCCGGGCCATTGCTGAGGCATTAGCCAAGGATGGTAATGACAATGCCTACGAGGTCCGGCTGGTCTATATTGCCAAGGATGGCAGTTGGCATGGTCCTGAGACGGCTGAACAGGTACTGCAGACCGCTGAACCACTGGTGACTCGTGGCAACGGAGGGGCGACTCTGGCGCGTTTGCCAGTATTGGAGCAGGTGAACCAGATTGATGTTTGGTTCCCCATTCTCCATGGTCCCAACGGAGAAGACGGTACCGTGCAGGGAGTGTTGACGCTGATGCAGCAGCCTTTTGTCGGCTCAGGGGTGCTGGGATCGGCTCTAGGCATGGATAAAATCGCCATGAAGATGGCCTTTGCCCAGGCAGGGTTGCCCCAGGTGGATTATATGGCCGTTAATCGTTCTCAGGTCTGGTCCAATGCCTGTGTGTTGCCAAAGCTATGCGATCGCATCGAAGCCCAACTCGGCTATCCCTGCTTCGTCAAACCGGCCAACCTGGGCTCCTCGGTCGGGATCTCGAAGGTGCGGTCTCGAGATCAGCTGGAAACAGCCCTAGATAATGCTGCCAGTTATGATCGGCGACTGATTGTAGAAGCGGCGGTAACCGCCCGGGAAGTAGAGTGTGCTGTTCTCGGTAATGATATGCCTCAGGCCTCCGTGGTCGGGGAGATCAGCTTTGACAGCGACTTCTACGACTACGATACCAAATACACTGCCGGCCAAGCGGCCTTACAGATCCCGGCTCCCTTGCCAGAGACCATCAGCCGCCAGATTCAAGCGTATGCCGTTCAGGCTGTGCAGGCGGTCGACGCGGCCGGCTTAGCTCGCGTCGATTTCTTCTATGTGGAAACCACTGGCCAGGTGCTGATCAACGAGATCAATACTCTGCCGGGGTTTACCGCCACGAGCATGTATCCCCGACTGTGGCAGGCTAGCGGCCTGTCCTTTCCAGCCCTGGTGGATCGCCTGATCCAGCTGGCCTTAGCGCGGGCCCGGGAAACGCCTCGTTCTCGTTAG
- a CDS encoding serine/threonine-protein kinase, with product MAESTTDPNLGRKLANRYELVEPIGQGSMGKVYLADDTLLGNVKVAVKFLSQTLLNHKMQERFVQEAMTCAQLGLNSIHVVRVTDYGVSDDGIPFYVMEYLRGQSLSHLINLQPLPVPRFLGLTRQICLGLKTAHDGILLKGQQVPIPIIHRDIKPSNILITQDPTLGELAKVLDFGIAKLMQSDGDQTNCFMGTLAYASPEQMEGQELDRRSDIYSLGIMMFQMLTGKLPLRANSHTFGGWYKVHHSQTPQTLTQADPQLKVPKRLDTLIMTCLKKKPEQRPQTIMEILEALEPLEQRFGGGFRIGQRIGATLSRVPVTRQPEVSDSLPKAERICRLTSWPKTKPVAEIVFPHPLPTSSGSLATLWAMMPQREIERRLISTRYNTFICTLSPHPMALWLTALFSSQHGPRWLPCYLDLKASSGQEMAFLLGRSGEYKLLLFALEAPQRCAHVLNCHIEETQKKLLQEWVMAARVHPSVGSPSDSKDLLRTELNQRLKPKVERYLNSLYSEAGSEISE from the coding sequence ATGGCTGAGTCTACAACTGACCCCAATCTAGGACGCAAATTGGCCAATCGCTACGAGTTGGTCGAGCCTATTGGCCAGGGGTCCATGGGCAAAGTGTACTTAGCGGACGACACCCTACTCGGCAACGTCAAAGTCGCCGTTAAGTTTTTGTCCCAGACCCTGCTTAATCACAAGATGCAGGAGCGGTTTGTGCAAGAGGCCATGACCTGCGCCCAGTTGGGCCTTAATAGCATTCACGTGGTGCGGGTAACAGACTACGGAGTCAGTGATGATGGTATTCCCTTCTACGTGATGGAATATCTTCGCGGTCAGAGTCTCAGCCATCTCATTAACCTGCAACCGCTACCAGTCCCTCGGTTCTTGGGGTTGACTCGGCAGATTTGTTTAGGGCTGAAGACAGCCCATGATGGCATTTTGCTAAAGGGGCAACAGGTCCCTATTCCGATCATCCATCGCGATATCAAACCCAGCAATATTCTGATTACCCAGGATCCGACCCTGGGAGAGTTGGCCAAGGTGCTTGACTTCGGCATTGCCAAGCTAATGCAGAGTGATGGTGATCAGACCAATTGTTTCATGGGCACCCTGGCCTATGCCTCTCCCGAGCAGATGGAAGGGCAGGAGCTGGACCGGCGCTCGGATATCTATAGTCTGGGGATCATGATGTTCCAGATGTTAACCGGCAAGCTCCCCCTGCGGGCTAATAGCCATACCTTCGGGGGTTGGTATAAGGTGCATCATTCCCAAACGCCGCAAACCCTGACCCAGGCAGATCCGCAGCTCAAGGTACCAAAACGGCTAGACACCTTGATCATGACTTGCCTAAAGAAGAAGCCGGAGCAACGTCCCCAAACCATCATGGAAATTCTGGAGGCGTTAGAACCTCTAGAGCAGCGATTTGGCGGCGGGTTTCGCATCGGGCAGCGGATTGGAGCCACGTTGTCGCGAGTACCCGTTACTCGCCAACCAGAGGTCTCAGATTCCCTGCCCAAGGCGGAGCGGATTTGCCGCCTCACCAGCTGGCCTAAGACCAAGCCGGTAGCTGAGATTGTATTTCCTCACCCTTTGCCTACCAGTAGTGGATCCTTGGCAACCTTGTGGGCCATGATGCCCCAGCGAGAAATAGAGCGACGGCTGATTAGCACTCGGTACAACACCTTTATTTGCACCCTGTCTCCCCATCCCATGGCATTGTGGTTGACCGCACTTTTTAGTAGTCAGCATGGTCCCCGTTGGTTACCGTGCTATCTGGATCTCAAGGCATCTTCCGGGCAAGAAATGGCGTTTCTATTGGGCCGTTCTGGGGAGTACAAGTTGCTCCTGTTTGCCCTAGAAGCGCCCCAGCGCTGTGCCCATGTGTTGAACTGTCATATTGAGGAAACTCAGAAAAAGCTACTGCAGGAATGGGTGATGGCGGCCCGCGTTCATCCGTCGGTGGGCAGTCCCTCTGATAGTAAAGATTTGCTGCGCACGGAACTCAATCAACGGCTGAAGCCTAAGGTGGAACGATACCTGAATTCTCTCTACAGCGAGGCTGGCTCAGAGATCTCTGAGTAA
- a CDS encoding anhydro-N-acetylmuramic acid kinase: MRVLGLISGTSADGIDAALVEIHGFGRTIAVHWLAGMTYPYPEPVRSHLLEICAGQALSLEDLADLDDTVASVFADAVLSLQANAGEAELIASHGQTVFHRPRQAGLGYSIQLGRGAEIARLTGLPTISDFRTADIAAGGQGAPLVSALDACLLSHPQHRRCVQNIGGISNVTYLPPWDRHRAGEHWPELWGWDTGPGNTLLDIAVQRFSQGQLSYDQNGAWAAQGTVCQALVEHWMGHPFFHQPPPKSTGRELFGWHYLDTCLAAADTYQLSPADCLASLSELTAVSIAHSYRTFLTEPPDEVFVCGGGSRNHYLMQRLAAHLDPIPLLTTDQAGLPTDFKEAIAFAVLGYWRQQNFPGNVPTVTGAQRPMLLGQLSEPVQLQA, translated from the coding sequence ATGCGTGTCCTTGGTTTGATCAGTGGCACCTCTGCCGATGGCATTGATGCTGCCCTGGTGGAGATTCATGGCTTTGGCCGCACCATTGCGGTGCACTGGCTGGCGGGAATGACCTATCCCTATCCAGAGCCGGTGCGATCGCACCTGCTGGAAATCTGTGCTGGTCAAGCCCTCTCCTTAGAGGATCTAGCCGATTTAGACGATACCGTAGCCAGCGTCTTCGCCGATGCGGTCCTCAGTCTCCAGGCCAACGCTGGAGAGGCAGAGCTCATCGCCTCCCATGGACAGACTGTCTTTCATCGTCCCCGACAAGCTGGGCTAGGCTACAGCATCCAATTGGGGCGGGGGGCCGAGATTGCGCGTCTCACCGGGCTCCCCACTATCAGTGATTTTCGTACTGCTGATATTGCCGCCGGGGGGCAAGGGGCGCCCCTAGTCTCTGCCCTTGACGCCTGTTTGCTGAGTCATCCCCAGCACAGACGCTGCGTTCAAAACATTGGCGGCATCAGCAACGTCACCTATCTCCCCCCCTGGGATCGACATCGAGCTGGAGAACACTGGCCAGAGCTCTGGGGGTGGGACACCGGCCCCGGCAACACCCTGTTAGACATTGCCGTCCAGCGCTTCTCCCAGGGACAGCTCAGCTACGACCAAAATGGCGCCTGGGCCGCCCAAGGCACCGTTTGTCAGGCCCTAGTCGAGCACTGGATGGGGCATCCCTTCTTCCACCAGCCGCCGCCGAAATCGACCGGGCGAGAGCTATTCGGCTGGCACTATCTGGATACCTGCTTGGCAGCGGCTGACACCTATCAGCTTTCTCCCGCCGATTGTCTCGCCAGCCTGAGTGAACTCACCGCGGTGTCCATTGCTCACAGCTATCGCACCTTCTTGACAGAGCCCCCCGATGAGGTCTTCGTCTGTGGGGGGGGGAGCCGTAACCATTACCTGATGCAGCGGTTAGCCGCCCATTTAGATCCAATTCCATTGCTGACGACCGACCAGGCCGGGCTCCCCACCGACTTCAAGGAAGCCATTGCCTTTGCGGTGCTGGGCTACTGGCGACAGCAGAACTTTCCCGGCAATGTTCCCACCGTAACCGGGGCGCAGCGGCCCATGCTGCTAGGGCAGCTCAGTGAACCGGTCCAGCTTCAGGCATAA
- a CDS encoding potassium channel family protein, giving the protein MNLSSLSFFRNLRTSNRQFVVIGLGRFGRAVCITLHGLGYEVLAIDHDERRVTQVLTDRIAAHAIQLDSTQPSALREAGIFDFDTVIVAIGNYVEESVITTLNVKESGVPHVVAKASSEIHGKLLRRVGADHVVFPEHEMGCELARSLTRPGILDRFEIDPDNSIVEVVVPKAFDQKTIVDLDLRNRFGLTVLAVSQDAQREKFEINPSPVTRLKSGGVLVVIGSNKGIDRLPM; this is encoded by the coding sequence GTGAATCTATCGTCCCTGTCATTTTTTCGAAATCTCCGCACTTCCAACCGCCAGTTTGTGGTAATTGGATTGGGACGCTTTGGCCGCGCCGTTTGTATTACCCTGCACGGCCTAGGTTATGAGGTCCTAGCCATCGATCATGATGAACGGCGCGTGACCCAAGTGCTGACAGATCGGATCGCGGCCCATGCCATTCAACTAGACTCAACGCAACCGAGTGCCTTGCGGGAGGCTGGCATCTTTGACTTCGATACGGTGATCGTGGCTATCGGCAACTACGTAGAAGAGAGTGTGATCACCACGTTGAATGTGAAGGAGTCAGGGGTGCCCCACGTGGTGGCTAAGGCGTCTTCGGAGATTCATGGCAAGTTACTGCGACGAGTCGGTGCCGATCATGTCGTCTTTCCAGAACATGAGATGGGCTGCGAACTGGCTCGCTCCCTAACCCGCCCTGGTATTCTCGATCGCTTTGAGATCGATCCGGACAATAGCATCGTAGAAGTTGTAGTTCCCAAAGCGTTTGACCAAAAAACCATCGTTGATTTGGATCTCCGCAATCGTTTTGGGCTCACCGTGCTCGCCGTTAGTCAAGATGCCCAACGGGAAAAGTTTGAGATCAACCCCAGTCCGGTGACCCGTCTAAAATCGGGGGGAGTGTTGGTAGTGATTGGCAGTAATAAAGGCATCGATCGTCTGCCCATGTAA
- a CDS encoding GuaB3 family IMP dehydrogenase-related protein, with product MNIQLGRGKTVRRAYGIDEIALVPGPRTLDPQLADTRWQLGNIERQIPIIASAMDGVVDVRMAVLLSELGALGVLNLEGIQTRYEDPDPVLDKIAAVGKDEFVPLMQQLYSQPVKPELIQARIQEIKGQGGIAAVSATPVGAMRFGQAVAEAGADLFFVQATVVSTAHLSPESSELLDLTQFCSTMPIPVILGNCVTYDVALNLMKAGAAGVLVGIGPGAACTSRGVLGVGVPQATAVADCAAARQDYEQEAGRYVPVIADGGLVTGGDICKCIACGADAVMIGSPFARAAEAPGRGFHWGMATPSPLLPRGTRIRVGTTGTLEQILRGPAQLDDGTHNFLGALQTSMGTLGAKTLTDMQQVDVVIAPSLLTEGKVYQKAQQLGMGK from the coding sequence GTGAATATTCAACTTGGTCGCGGTAAGACAGTCCGCAGAGCGTATGGCATTGACGAAATCGCGCTCGTTCCTGGCCCTCGCACACTCGACCCCCAGTTAGCGGACACCCGCTGGCAGCTAGGGAACATTGAGCGGCAGATTCCCATCATTGCCAGTGCCATGGATGGGGTTGTCGATGTGCGGATGGCGGTCTTGTTGTCTGAATTGGGGGCCCTAGGGGTCTTAAACCTAGAGGGTATTCAGACTCGCTACGAGGATCCAGACCCTGTTTTAGACAAAATTGCAGCCGTGGGCAAAGACGAGTTTGTCCCCCTGATGCAACAGCTGTATTCCCAACCTGTGAAGCCGGAGCTGATTCAAGCCCGAATTCAAGAAATTAAAGGGCAAGGAGGCATTGCTGCCGTCAGTGCCACGCCTGTAGGTGCCATGCGCTTTGGCCAAGCCGTGGCCGAGGCAGGGGCAGACCTCTTCTTTGTCCAGGCCACGGTGGTTTCGACGGCCCACCTCTCTCCTGAATCCTCTGAACTACTGGACCTAACCCAGTTTTGTAGCACCATGCCAATCCCAGTGATCCTGGGCAACTGCGTCACCTACGACGTCGCGCTGAACTTGATGAAGGCAGGAGCAGCTGGGGTATTGGTGGGCATTGGTCCTGGTGCCGCCTGCACCTCCCGAGGAGTATTAGGGGTCGGCGTTCCTCAAGCCACGGCAGTAGCCGACTGTGCTGCAGCCCGACAAGACTACGAGCAGGAGGCTGGACGGTATGTGCCTGTCATTGCCGATGGTGGTCTGGTGACGGGAGGAGACATCTGTAAGTGTATTGCCTGTGGTGCCGATGCCGTCATGATCGGCTCGCCCTTTGCCCGGGCTGCTGAAGCCCCTGGGCGGGGATTTCACTGGGGCATGGCGACTCCGAGTCCGTTGCTCCCTCGAGGTACTCGCATTCGAGTGGGAACGACGGGCACCCTGGAGCAAATTTTGCGGGGGCCGGCTCAACTCGATGATGGCACCCATAATTTTCTCGGGGCCTTGCAAACTAGCATGGGCACCCTGGGAGCTAAAACCCTGACGGATATGCAACAGGTGGATGTGGTGATTGCCCCGTCCCTGTTGACAGAGGGCAAAGTGTATCAGAAGGCTCAACAACTCGGGATGGGGAAATAA
- the trxA gene encoding thioredoxin, translating into MAAAQVTDSTFKQEVLESNVPVLVDFWAPWCGPCRMVAPVVEEIAEQYDGQVKVVKVNTDENPSVASQYGIRSIPTLMIFKEGQRVDMVVGAVPKTTLANTLEKYL; encoded by the coding sequence ATGGCAGCCGCACAAGTTACGGATTCCACATTCAAGCAAGAAGTCCTGGAGAGCAACGTTCCGGTGCTAGTCGATTTTTGGGCACCTTGGTGTGGCCCTTGCCGGATGGTTGCACCCGTTGTTGAGGAAATTGCTGAGCAATACGACGGTCAAGTTAAAGTCGTTAAAGTCAACACAGACGAAAATCCCAGTGTCGCCAGCCAATATGGCATCCGCAGCATCCCTACGCTGATGATCTTTAAGGAGGGTCAACGGGTTGATATGGTGGTCGGCGCCGTTCCCAAGACGACTCTGGCAAATACTCTGGAAAAGTATCTCTAG
- a CDS encoding LOG family protein, with amino-acid sequence MVALPSELSASAQADLLAVLEQLPNMPHGKLIRRVLETILRMMGREADRLDWKILNSALQDMEQGFQIFYPYRHIRKVTIFGSARLSSDTPEYGLAKAFAQRITQLGFMVMTGAGGGIMQAGNEGAGAAQSFGLNIQLPFEQGANPIIAADPKLINFKYFFTRKLFFLRESDALVLFPGGFGTQDEAFEALTLAQTGKADPLPLVLVDYPGGTYWKNWDRYIRDHLLERGLISPDDPSLYTITSDVEAACDAITSFYRVFHSYRYVNDRLIIRLKCALPEQVIEQLNRDFSDILIKGYIEPTRALPEEKGDETAHLPRLSMYYNHRDFGRLYQLIRMINQLGLHSPESDHPEQK; translated from the coding sequence ATGGTTGCCCTTCCCTCAGAACTTTCAGCGTCGGCCCAGGCAGATTTGCTAGCGGTGCTAGAACAGTTACCCAATATGCCCCACGGCAAGCTGATTCGGAGGGTGCTTGAAACCATTTTGCGGATGATGGGGCGCGAAGCCGATCGGTTGGATTGGAAAATCCTCAACTCTGCTCTGCAGGATATGGAGCAAGGCTTTCAGATTTTCTATCCCTATCGCCACATTCGTAAAGTTACGATTTTTGGCTCGGCTCGGCTTAGCTCCGATACCCCAGAGTATGGACTAGCCAAGGCCTTTGCCCAACGGATTACTCAGCTGGGCTTCATGGTTATGACCGGAGCCGGCGGTGGTATTATGCAGGCCGGCAATGAAGGAGCAGGAGCCGCTCAATCCTTTGGGCTCAATATTCAACTGCCCTTTGAGCAAGGAGCCAACCCGATCATTGCTGCCGACCCCAAACTGATTAATTTCAAGTATTTCTTCACTCGCAAGCTCTTCTTTCTACGGGAAAGTGATGCCCTCGTGTTATTTCCCGGTGGATTTGGCACCCAGGACGAAGCCTTCGAAGCCCTGACTCTAGCCCAAACCGGCAAAGCCGATCCTTTACCGTTGGTGCTTGTCGACTATCCCGGTGGCACCTATTGGAAAAATTGGGATCGCTATATCCGTGATCACCTATTGGAGCGAGGGTTGATCAGCCCGGATGACCCCAGCTTGTATACCATTACTAGTGATGTAGAGGCTGCCTGTGATGCGATTACCAGCTTCTATCGTGTCTTTCACTCCTATCGCTATGTCAATGACCGCTTAATCATCCGGCTCAAGTGCGCATTGCCAGAGCAGGTGATTGAGCAACTGAATCGGGATTTCAGCGATATTTTGATCAAAGGATACATCGAACCTACCAGGGCTCTGCCGGAAGAAAAGGGCGATGAAACAGCTCATTTGCCTCGGTTGAGTATGTACTACAACCACCGTGACTTTGGCCGACTCTATCAGCTAATTCGGATGATCAACCAGTTGGGTCTGCACAGCCCCGAGTCCGATCATCCAGAACAGAAATAA
- the cydB gene encoding cytochrome d ubiquinol oxidase subunit II, giving the protein METLDYFLPQVWFAILALFLLLYVMLDGFDLGVGILSLTSSTEERRGILMTSLGNVWDANETWLVIMGGSLFGAFPLAYGTILNALYMPIWMMIFGLIFRAVAFEFREHARRKFFWNLAFGAGSFLAALGQGFALGAVLAGIQVDDQGHFIGSTWDWLSWQSLLIALTLIQGYVLIGSTYLIMKTSGPLQETHYRTAKLAAITTLVGAVLITITTPIFFEYARERLFQAPQIYVFAVIPLLGILFIWQLLRSLNAQAEQAPFIWTISIFVLTFLGLAMIVFPYIIPTQISIYQAAAAPSSLVFMIIFIGFLIPIMLAYNIYQYVVFRGKITSEAAYGE; this is encoded by the coding sequence ATGGAAACCCTAGATTACTTTCTACCCCAGGTCTGGTTTGCCATTCTGGCCCTGTTTTTACTGCTGTACGTGATGCTAGATGGCTTCGACCTGGGAGTGGGTATCTTGTCGTTGACCTCCTCCACTGAGGAGCGTCGCGGTATTCTGATGACCAGCCTAGGCAATGTTTGGGATGCCAACGAAACCTGGTTGGTAATCATGGGGGGGAGTCTGTTTGGCGCCTTCCCTCTGGCCTACGGCACTATCTTGAATGCCCTCTACATGCCTATCTGGATGATGATTTTCGGCTTGATCTTTCGAGCCGTTGCCTTTGAGTTTCGTGAACATGCCCGCCGTAAATTCTTCTGGAACTTAGCCTTCGGGGCTGGCAGTTTTCTAGCTGCCCTAGGACAGGGATTTGCTCTAGGAGCAGTGCTGGCTGGCATTCAGGTCGATGATCAAGGGCACTTCATTGGCAGCACCTGGGATTGGCTCAGCTGGCAATCCCTGCTAATCGCCCTCACCCTGATTCAGGGCTATGTCTTGATCGGCTCCACCTATTTGATTATGAAAACCAGTGGTCCGCTGCAAGAGACCCACTACAGAACCGCGAAGCTTGCAGCGATCACGACACTGGTGGGAGCCGTGTTAATCACCATTACAACGCCCATCTTCTTTGAATATGCCCGGGAGCGACTCTTTCAAGCCCCCCAAATCTATGTATTTGCCGTCATTCCCCTGCTGGGGATTTTATTCATCTGGCAATTGCTTCGCAGCCTCAATGCCCAAGCCGAGCAGGCTCCTTTTATTTGGACCATATCGATTTTCGTGCTCACCTTTTTAGGGCTGGCCATGATCGTATTTCCCTACATTATTCCCACCCAAATCAGTATTTATCAGGCGGCGGCCGCCCCCAGTTCCCTAGTATTCATGATCATCTTTATCGGCTTTTTAATTCCAATCATGCTGGCCTACAACATTTACCAGTATGTGGTGTTTCGAGGCAAAATCACCTCAGAAGCAGCATACGGGGAATAA
- a CDS encoding cytochrome ubiquinol oxidase subunit I, whose amino-acid sequence MDVVALSRLQFALTAIFHMLWPVLTTGMAIYLVIVEGLWLKTKQPQYYHHARFWAKLYVLNFGIGVASGLPMEFQFGTNWAPLSEATGDFLGSILGFESAMAFMLEAGFLGIMLFGWKRVPPVMHYVATIMVAFGANLSTFWILTANSWMQTPAGGDFLANGKFIVRDYFEAIFNPFMVNSVAHMFMATLETSLFVIGGISAWYILNQRHPEFFGKSFKIVLALAIAVAPLQIYIGHLSGEQVYHQQPTKLAAMEAQWETLPAGEAADWSLLAWPNQQTETNTWELKIPKALSYILEVKPTLSAPVYGLKDFAPEDRPHQLGLIYYSFRTMVGIGFFLAGLMLITTLQWVRGKLSAETISQQRWLMRGWLLSAPLGYIAVESGWIVRCVGRQPWTVYGKIRTVDAASNLPAGDVLTSLTIFATIYTLLFISALYFGSRIIRHGPNLEMPVPSLEASGPEDGSTAQHQPNQRPVEAKQ is encoded by the coding sequence ATGGACGTTGTTGCCCTATCGCGCCTGCAATTTGCCCTAACGGCTATCTTCCATATGCTGTGGCCAGTCTTGACCACTGGCATGGCCATTTACTTAGTGATTGTCGAAGGACTATGGCTAAAGACTAAACAGCCCCAGTACTACCACCACGCCCGTTTCTGGGCCAAACTCTATGTCTTAAACTTTGGCATTGGCGTGGCCTCGGGGTTGCCCATGGAGTTTCAGTTTGGCACCAATTGGGCCCCATTATCAGAGGCAACGGGCGACTTCCTAGGTAGTATCCTAGGCTTTGAGTCGGCCATGGCCTTCATGCTAGAGGCCGGATTCCTGGGCATCATGCTATTTGGCTGGAAGCGAGTGCCTCCCGTGATGCACTATGTCGCCACCATCATGGTGGCATTCGGGGCCAATCTCTCTACATTCTGGATTTTGACTGCTAATTCTTGGATGCAGACCCCAGCTGGTGGAGACTTCCTGGCCAATGGCAAATTCATCGTGCGGGACTATTTTGAGGCCATCTTCAACCCCTTCATGGTCAATAGCGTCGCCCACATGTTTATGGCCACCCTGGAAACCTCCCTGTTTGTGATTGGTGGCATCAGCGCCTGGTATATTCTCAACCAGCGTCATCCAGAGTTCTTCGGTAAGTCCTTCAAGATCGTCTTGGCCCTTGCGATCGCAGTGGCCCCCTTGCAAATTTATATTGGCCACCTCAGTGGCGAGCAAGTCTACCATCAACAGCCCACCAAACTTGCAGCCATGGAAGCGCAATGGGAGACGCTGCCAGCTGGTGAAGCTGCCGACTGGAGCCTATTAGCCTGGCCCAACCAGCAAACCGAGACCAATACCTGGGAACTTAAAATTCCCAAAGCTCTCAGTTATATTTTGGAAGTCAAACCCACCCTCTCAGCCCCAGTTTATGGGTTGAAAGACTTTGCTCCCGAAGATCGTCCCCATCAACTGGGATTAATCTACTACTCCTTCCGCACCATGGTTGGTATTGGCTTCTTCTTAGCCGGGTTAATGCTAATCACGACCCTGCAATGGGTGCGGGGCAAGTTATCCGCCGAGACCATTTCGCAACAGCGCTGGTTAATGCGGGGCTGGTTATTGTCAGCGCCCTTGGGGTACATCGCCGTTGAATCCGGTTGGATCGTTCGCTGTGTCGGTCGGCAACCCTGGACTGTCTATGGCAAAATTCGTACCGTAGATGCCGCCTCTAACTTACCGGCCGGAGATGTATTAACCTCCCTCACCATATTTGCCACGATCTATACACTGCTGTTTATCTCAGCCCTATATTTCGGCAGTCGCATCATTCGCCACGGCCCTAACTTAGAGATGCCGGTCCCTTCCCTAGAGGCTTCTGGCCCCGAGGATGGTAGTACTGCCCAGCATCAACCCAATCAGCGCCCGGTCGAAGCTAAACAGTAG
- a CDS encoding universal stress protein: MFQRALICTDLTDGIDRLLQFVPSLTAGGIRYFVFFHNVAIETEREIPRIDDEAIESVQQMFKERLRDVPAEAEAVIEVQSGRSSDNILRLVQTYDIEVIFLGTPTRTLLEEKLFGSTTMRLSEKTTVPMIILRPQLISTYTTAELELRCSSLFRYLLVPYDGSDGADALIDLIKQQVTSNPNSVLERCRLLWVIDDSIRRELQGDQPKIEAQARLDQVQADLAELGLVVNTSIQQGDPLEEIIKAATHHDIGAIATCSRGIGGFMKWSIPSLTRDILRRCWHPVLYFPTPK, from the coding sequence ATGTTTCAACGGGCCCTCATCTGTACTGATTTGACAGATGGCATCGATCGACTACTGCAGTTCGTACCTAGCTTGACAGCGGGCGGCATTCGGTATTTCGTGTTCTTCCACAACGTCGCCATTGAAACCGAGCGGGAAATTCCCCGCATTGACGATGAGGCAATCGAGTCGGTGCAGCAGATGTTCAAGGAGCGGCTGCGGGACGTGCCGGCTGAGGCTGAGGCTGTCATCGAGGTGCAGTCGGGCCGCTCTAGTGACAACATCTTGCGGCTGGTGCAAACCTATGACATTGAGGTAATTTTTCTGGGCACGCCGACCCGGACATTGCTGGAAGAAAAACTCTTCGGTAGTACCACGATGCGGCTCTCGGAGAAGACCACTGTGCCCATGATCATTCTCAGACCGCAGCTCATCTCTACCTACACCACGGCTGAGTTAGAGCTGCGCTGTAGCTCTCTATTTCGCTACTTGTTAGTGCCCTATGACGGTAGTGATGGGGCTGATGCATTGATTGATCTAATCAAACAGCAGGTGACCAGCAATCCCAACTCTGTGTTGGAGCGCTGTCGCCTATTATGGGTGATTGACGATAGCATTCGTCGAGAGCTGCAGGGGGATCAGCCTAAAATTGAGGCCCAGGCTCGCCTGGATCAGGTCCAGGCGGACTTGGCTGAGTTGGGGTTGGTGGTGAACACCTCCATCCAGCAAGGAGACCCCTTGGAGGAGATTATCAAGGCAGCTACCCATCACGACATCGGTGCGATCGCAACCTGCTCCCGAGGCATTGGCGGATTCATGAAATGGTCTATTCCCAGCCTCACCCGCGACATCTTGCGCCGTTGCTGGCATCCAGTGCTTTATTTCCCCACGCCTAAATAG
- a CDS encoding NblA/ycf18 family protein has translation MDEPVKLSLEQQFSLKSFESQVNKMSREQAQHFLVKLYEQMMMRETMYKHFLKHEWGIGPHPQL, from the coding sequence ATGGACGAGCCAGTTAAACTCTCCCTAGAACAGCAATTTAGCCTGAAGTCCTTTGAGTCTCAGGTCAACAAGATGAGCCGCGAACAGGCTCAGCACTTCTTGGTTAAGCTCTACGAGCAGATGATGATGCGGGAAACCATGTACAAGCATTTCCTGAAGCACGAGTGGGGAATCGGGCCGCATCCACAGCTCTAG